From the genome of Polyangiaceae bacterium, one region includes:
- a CDS encoding sialate O-acetylesterase — MKSVRSFMIALALGVVSSACSSDDAASAASGGAAGTAGKGGAAGSGGSAGSSGGGGTSGSTGVCTDASECDDGDPCTTDTCDPAAGCKHAASGSAGACTGSSVSELIVIWGESNAAGTASNSPASAAELAPRPSVQILDNNTLAFADLDVGSNNNIDTGSNADSEHGLELELANQVDAGELKSPVYLVKVGFGGARVQDWLPGGSKGYWNKLTSRMDAATSALKAANTPYRITVWQSIGLNDLFSEWYDDRANTWKLFKADLDAFKQAFRDKYAPNAPFVMQKFHDDSSWAFDWNFVFDQEATEDPRVKTVDETGTTYWEQNVHWDYGGFKVLTPRFVKATQTLWP; from the coding sequence ATGAAAAGCGTGCGAAGCTTCATGATTGCACTTGCCCTCGGTGTCGTGAGCAGCGCTTGCAGCTCCGATGACGCGGCGTCCGCAGCGAGCGGGGGAGCAGCGGGCACGGCTGGCAAGGGTGGCGCGGCCGGCAGCGGGGGAAGTGCAGGCAGCTCTGGCGGTGGCGGGACGAGCGGCAGCACCGGCGTCTGCACGGATGCAAGCGAGTGCGATGACGGCGATCCGTGCACCACCGACACGTGCGACCCCGCGGCGGGGTGCAAGCATGCTGCGAGCGGATCTGCGGGCGCCTGTACTGGCAGTTCCGTGAGCGAGCTGATCGTAATTTGGGGCGAAAGCAACGCCGCCGGAACCGCTTCGAATTCGCCCGCAAGCGCTGCCGAGCTAGCACCGAGACCGAGCGTGCAGATCCTGGACAACAACACCCTCGCCTTTGCCGACTTGGACGTCGGCAGCAACAACAACATCGACACTGGCTCCAACGCCGACAGTGAGCATGGCTTGGAACTCGAGCTCGCGAATCAGGTGGACGCGGGCGAGCTGAAGAGCCCAGTGTACCTCGTCAAGGTTGGCTTCGGAGGGGCACGCGTTCAAGACTGGTTGCCGGGCGGCAGCAAAGGCTACTGGAACAAGCTCACGTCCCGCATGGATGCCGCGACATCGGCATTGAAGGCAGCCAACACGCCGTACCGCATCACCGTTTGGCAGAGCATCGGGCTCAATGATCTGTTCAGCGAGTGGTACGACGACCGCGCCAACACTTGGAAGCTGTTCAAAGCGGACCTGGACGCCTTCAAGCAAGCCTTTCGCGACAAGTATGCTCCCAACGCACCCTTCGTCATGCAGAAGTTCCACGATGACTCGTCTTGGGCCTTCGACTGGAACTTCGTCTTCGACCAAGAAGCAACTGAAGACCCGCGTGTGAAGACCGTCGACGAGACGGGCACGACCTACTGGGAGCAGAATGTCCACTGGGATTACGGCGGCTTCAAGGTGCTGACGCCGCGCTTCGTAAAAGCGACGCAGACGCTCTGGCCCTAG
- a CDS encoding HDOD domain-containing protein yields MVRAQHAGYGRGVVTIEVDDWYHPKDLCQKLRGLFTSAGYKPPMLPSAALRLMELTRNPDVSYAEIRRVLDTEPMLAGQVLARAQSAALAGAVPPRSLDEALTRLGLRAISDLFLYESLNSRVFRVRGYEAVMKQLMLHSSATATLARALGRQTAMPDEYLFLCGLLHDVGQAACLIAIADGRRNAPALAPLWPSIREVHAGAAGVLARQWKLPDDVVLVLEHHHSYRIDGRVHPVAALVALADELSRQLGFEVEGAEAARELDPLLEAVGLSSATVDRVVRGASSALEALRD; encoded by the coding sequence GTGGTCCGCGCTCAGCACGCCGGTTATGGCAGGGGGGTCGTCACAATCGAGGTGGACGATTGGTACCACCCCAAAGACCTGTGCCAGAAGCTACGCGGCCTGTTCACCTCTGCGGGCTACAAGCCGCCGATGCTGCCCAGTGCGGCGCTGCGCCTCATGGAGCTGACGAGAAACCCCGACGTCTCCTATGCGGAGATTCGCCGCGTGCTCGACACGGAACCAATGCTAGCCGGCCAGGTGCTCGCGCGCGCGCAATCCGCAGCCTTGGCGGGTGCGGTGCCACCACGAAGTCTCGACGAAGCACTGACACGCTTGGGATTGCGCGCCATTAGCGACCTGTTTCTTTACGAGTCCCTCAACTCTCGGGTGTTCCGGGTGCGTGGCTACGAGGCGGTCATGAAGCAGCTCATGCTTCACAGCTCCGCGACGGCCACGCTCGCGCGAGCTCTTGGGCGCCAAACCGCCATGCCCGACGAGTACCTATTCCTTTGCGGACTGCTCCACGACGTGGGCCAAGCCGCCTGCCTCATCGCCATCGCCGATGGCCGGCGGAATGCTCCGGCTCTCGCCCCCCTGTGGCCCTCGATCCGTGAGGTGCACGCAGGTGCGGCTGGTGTGCTCGCGCGGCAGTGGAAGCTTCCCGACGACGTCGTGCTGGTGTTGGAACATCACCACAGCTATCGGATTGACGGCAGGGTGCATCCGGTAGCGGCGCTGGTGGCCTTGGCCGACGAGTTGTCTCGGCAGCTTGGGTTCGAAGTGGAGGGTGCCGAGGCTGCCCGCGAACTCGATCCACTGCTCGAGGCCGTCGGCTTGTCCTCGGCCACGGTGGACCGCGTCGTCCGCGGCGCGTCGTCGGCGCTCGAAGCGCTGAGGGACTGA
- a CDS encoding metallophosphoesterase encodes MLHRRGWVLLAVLTLGCGSSESAPGGSPGTGGGAGAGGSAGVGGSAGGNTCTPCAGASECSAGLQCAILIGAGYCLQPCPNGNECGAGEACLTESSTTGQALQVCVPQAECVQNPPPTDGGPPNDGGGSAGASGGSGGTGGVDAGTVPPLLFAAVGDTRGSLPLVSSYPTDVITQIYTTIEALEPRPPFVVSTGDYAFQIIGDTSKQLDLYLSARSKYSGEFYPALGNHECTWLTNSNCGPGTADGMTPQYNAFLNKLLKPTGETLPYYTKNVAAPDNSWTAKFVFVAANAWTSAQATWLEAELAKETTYTFILRHEPSNETSAPGVGPSEAIIGKHPYTLSIVGHIHTYQRTAKQVMFGNGGAPKSGTKGWGFGLFSMRPDGAIQVEARDYKTGAVDPSFTFAVYPNGAVAP; translated from the coding sequence ATGTTGCATCGTCGCGGATGGGTGCTCCTGGCCGTGCTGACTCTAGGTTGCGGGAGCAGTGAGTCGGCTCCGGGCGGCTCCCCCGGGACAGGTGGTGGCGCGGGCGCCGGTGGGTCGGCCGGCGTCGGTGGTTCCGCGGGCGGCAACACCTGCACGCCTTGCGCCGGAGCCTCCGAGTGTTCCGCAGGCTTGCAGTGCGCGATCCTGATCGGGGCTGGCTACTGCCTGCAGCCGTGCCCGAATGGCAACGAGTGCGGTGCGGGTGAAGCGTGTCTCACCGAAAGCAGCACTACGGGTCAGGCGCTTCAGGTTTGCGTGCCCCAGGCCGAATGCGTGCAGAATCCACCCCCCACGGACGGCGGTCCGCCCAACGATGGTGGTGGCAGCGCCGGTGCCAGCGGCGGCAGTGGCGGTACAGGCGGCGTCGACGCAGGCACGGTTCCCCCGCTGCTGTTCGCGGCGGTGGGCGACACCCGCGGCTCGCTGCCGCTGGTCTCCAGCTATCCAACCGACGTCATCACGCAGATCTACACCACGATCGAGGCCCTCGAGCCCAGGCCGCCTTTCGTCGTCTCGACGGGCGACTACGCATTCCAGATCATTGGGGACACGTCCAAGCAGCTCGATCTCTACCTGAGTGCTCGCAGCAAATACTCTGGTGAGTTCTATCCGGCGCTGGGCAACCACGAATGCACTTGGCTCACCAACTCCAACTGCGGACCCGGGACGGCTGATGGCATGACGCCGCAGTACAACGCGTTCTTGAACAAGCTGCTCAAGCCAACCGGCGAGACGCTGCCGTACTACACGAAGAACGTAGCTGCGCCGGACAATTCGTGGACGGCGAAGTTCGTGTTCGTGGCGGCGAACGCCTGGACTTCGGCCCAAGCCACGTGGCTGGAGGCGGAGTTGGCGAAAGAGACGACTTACACGTTCATCCTGCGACACGAGCCGAGCAACGAGACATCGGCACCGGGCGTCGGGCCGTCCGAGGCGATCATCGGCAAGCACCCCTACACCCTGAGCATCGTCGGTCATATCCACACCTATCAGCGCACGGCAAAGCAGGTGATGTTCGGCAACGGCGGCGCGCCGAAGTCGGGCACCAAGGGTTGGGGCTTTGGGCTCTTCAGCATGCGCCCGGACGGCGCGATTCAGGTCGAGGCTCGTGACTACAAGACCGGCGCCGTCGACCCGAGCTTCACGTTCGCTGTCTATCCGAATGGCGCCGTCGCGCCCTGA
- a CDS encoding carbohydrate-binding family 9-like protein has translation MAPSRPEFPRAAAAGLLLAALLVAAALASRGRDGEPSGALPSASPVALLSHGGALPSASPAALPSHALHVPRAAASIQLDGKVDDWQGVHAMTGNFVSVDGRNAPDSEARLLWREGALYLLLYAADRDIRSSVHTHDAPLWPEDAFKITFRTAGEARARVIYVSPNGTLTDQIQIGERVDPSWESKARVGHDLDGTPNDASDEDEEWKIELAIPLASLGLRGVAGESLSLSIRRCDVPKGADRRCAAWGEPEGAIVLE, from the coding sequence ATGGCGCCGTCGCGCCCTGAGTTCCCCCGCGCCGCAGCAGCGGGCCTTCTGCTCGCGGCGCTGTTGGTCGCTGCGGCGCTGGCCTCGCGCGGACGCGACGGAGAGCCGTCCGGCGCTTTGCCCAGCGCGAGCCCCGTGGCGCTGCTCTCGCATGGAGGCGCTTTGCCCAGCGCGAGCCCTGCGGCGCTGCCCAGTCACGCGCTCCACGTCCCTCGCGCCGCGGCGTCGATCCAGCTGGACGGAAAGGTAGACGACTGGCAGGGCGTCCACGCCATGACGGGCAATTTCGTCAGCGTAGACGGTCGCAATGCGCCGGATTCGGAGGCGCGGCTGCTGTGGCGGGAGGGTGCCCTGTACCTGCTATTGTACGCAGCGGATCGAGACATCCGTAGCAGCGTGCATACCCACGACGCGCCCCTTTGGCCCGAGGACGCGTTCAAGATCACCTTCCGGACTGCGGGAGAAGCCCGCGCTCGGGTCATCTACGTTTCGCCCAACGGGACGCTGACCGATCAGATTCAGATCGGCGAACGGGTCGACCCGTCCTGGGAATCAAAGGCTCGAGTAGGTCACGACTTGGACGGTACGCCGAACGATGCTTCGGACGAAGACGAGGAGTGGAAGATTGAGCTGGCCATACCCCTCGCTTCCCTCGGCTTGCGCGGTGTTGCTGGCGAGAGTCTGTCGCTTTCCATCCGCCGTTGCGACGTACCCAAGGGCGCCGACCGCCGCTGCGCCGCCTGGGGCGAGCCCGAGGGCGCCATCGTGCTGGAGTAG
- a CDS encoding NUDIX hydrolase codes for MVAAILGHEYGPKAMALPAGLFPLMKEVARHILRRPVVGIAAVARTTGGDVVLIRRTDTGQWALPGGTLEWNETLRDACRRELLEEAGAETVSLGDVVGVYSDPVRDRRFHAVTIVVEATVLEPNREPMNPAEIAEVKCFAPDALPSVLAHGMSEMLADGLAGRRRWE; via the coding sequence ATGGTGGCGGCCATCCTAGGGCACGAGTACGGTCCAAAGGCCATGGCTTTGCCCGCAGGATTGTTCCCGTTGATGAAGGAGGTGGCGCGCCACATCTTGCGCCGGCCCGTGGTTGGAATCGCGGCAGTGGCTCGCACGACGGGTGGCGATGTGGTGTTGATCCGTCGCACCGACACCGGGCAGTGGGCGCTACCAGGAGGCACCCTGGAGTGGAACGAGACCTTGAGAGATGCATGTCGCCGCGAGCTGCTCGAGGAAGCGGGCGCGGAGACCGTTTCCCTCGGAGACGTCGTTGGCGTCTACTCGGACCCCGTGCGGGACCGACGCTTTCATGCGGTCACGATCGTCGTCGAAGCCACCGTGCTGGAGCCCAATCGCGAGCCGATGAACCCGGCGGAGATTGCCGAGGTCAAGTGCTTCGCGCCCGATGCATTGCCGTCCGTACTTGCCCACGGCATGAGCGAAATGCTGGCGGACGGTCTGGCCGGGCGGCGACGCTGGGAGTGA
- a CDS encoding L,D-transpeptidase — protein sequence MRTSWILVTAALAVAGCVERQDPPGAAASASANATIRAEGASASSSSHPERTAKGETLAKDVLGTERDNLPFEPDGTKLASIAWRTWVYTDTGPQRTRYGYLRAGSVVDARGPAIANDGCAGGWYRINPRGFVCIGKGATLDLKDPVVVANAVRPVRGQGLPYLYALASEVAPLRYFRLVSKEEMEKVEGEGVVSRVVGWKERLKAKGGLDFLGVGDVPEFLSTKEKVPKAYGVPQHLHFAVHAGRAAPDSGFAIMSVFEHEGRLFGLTTELDIIALDRTRVVRPSTFHGAELGEGETLPVAFLDSHYSQRFKQNDAGQLSVSENLSHRQALKLTGKKRLGFYELRDGDFVPQEGLRIVEPRESYPSFAVGTRKWIDISIREQTLVAYVGKKPVYATLVSTGRGGMGDPEKVHATARGTFMIHSKHVSATMDGSEDKSDSYNLLDVPFVQYFHKGYALHGTYWHDEFGKVRSHGCVNLSPIDAAWLFEWTDPIVPVGWHSVLNKDRGTVVFIHG from the coding sequence ATGCGCACGTCGTGGATCCTGGTGACCGCCGCCTTGGCCGTGGCGGGTTGCGTCGAGCGCCAAGATCCGCCCGGAGCCGCCGCTAGTGCCTCGGCCAACGCGACGATTCGTGCCGAAGGGGCGAGCGCGTCGTCTTCCTCACACCCTGAGCGCACCGCCAAGGGGGAGACCCTGGCCAAGGACGTGCTCGGAACCGAGCGTGACAACCTGCCCTTCGAACCCGACGGCACCAAGTTGGCCAGCATTGCGTGGCGAACCTGGGTGTACACCGACACCGGGCCTCAGCGTACACGCTACGGTTACCTGCGAGCGGGATCGGTGGTCGATGCACGCGGTCCAGCCATCGCGAACGATGGCTGCGCTGGTGGCTGGTATCGCATCAATCCGCGTGGGTTCGTTTGCATTGGCAAGGGCGCCACGCTGGATCTGAAAGATCCAGTGGTCGTCGCCAACGCGGTGCGTCCGGTGCGGGGACAAGGCTTGCCCTATCTCTACGCCCTAGCCAGCGAGGTCGCTCCCCTGCGCTACTTCCGTCTCGTCAGCAAAGAAGAGATGGAGAAGGTGGAGGGAGAAGGCGTGGTTTCGCGCGTCGTCGGCTGGAAAGAACGCCTGAAGGCCAAGGGTGGCCTGGACTTCCTTGGCGTCGGTGACGTGCCCGAGTTCCTGTCCACCAAGGAGAAGGTGCCGAAGGCCTACGGCGTCCCGCAGCATCTGCACTTCGCCGTGCACGCGGGGCGCGCTGCTCCGGACAGCGGTTTTGCCATCATGAGCGTGTTCGAGCACGAAGGGCGGCTGTTCGGCTTGACCACGGAACTCGACATCATCGCGCTCGATCGCACGCGCGTGGTGCGGCCTTCGACCTTCCACGGCGCCGAGCTGGGCGAAGGGGAGACCCTGCCCGTCGCATTCTTGGATTCGCATTACTCCCAGCGCTTCAAGCAAAATGACGCTGGGCAGCTGTCGGTTTCGGAGAACTTGAGCCATCGCCAAGCGCTGAAGCTCACGGGCAAGAAGCGTCTCGGCTTCTACGAACTACGCGACGGGGACTTCGTGCCGCAGGAGGGCCTGCGCATCGTGGAACCCCGCGAGAGCTATCCAAGTTTCGCGGTGGGCACGCGCAAGTGGATCGACATCTCGATCCGCGAGCAGACGCTGGTGGCCTACGTCGGCAAGAAACCCGTGTACGCGACCCTGGTCAGCACCGGGCGCGGTGGCATGGGTGACCCCGAGAAGGTTCATGCGACGGCGCGCGGCACTTTCATGATCCACAGCAAGCATGTCTCCGCCACCATGGACGGCAGCGAAGACAAGAGCGACTCCTACAACCTCCTCGATGTGCCCTTCGTGCAGTACTTCCACAAGGGCTACGCCTTGCACGGCACCTACTGGCACGACGAGTTCGGCAAAGTGCGCAGTCACGGCTGCGTCAATCTCTCCCCCATCGACGCAGCTTGGCTCTTCGAATGGACGGACCCCATCGTGCCCGTCGGTTGGCACTCGGTACTCAATAAGGATCGAGGCACGGTCGTCTTCATCCACGGCTAA
- a CDS encoding hemerythrin family protein codes for MFESPSAGKALAEVAHQHARLAQHIKAVRHTLEQGGAWEGLAQELDSVIEVLADHFADEQALMKERAYPAMPEHVAQHAAILGRVRSLREECENKRTELAPVLLDFLQQSLERHENTVDRAFEQFIAEMG; via the coding sequence ATGTTCGAGTCTCCATCCGCAGGTAAGGCCCTCGCAGAGGTAGCCCACCAGCATGCGCGGCTCGCACAGCACATCAAGGCAGTCCGCCACACTCTGGAGCAAGGGGGCGCCTGGGAAGGCTTGGCCCAGGAGCTCGACAGTGTGATCGAGGTCCTAGCGGACCATTTTGCCGACGAACAGGCGCTGATGAAAGAACGCGCCTATCCCGCCATGCCAGAACATGTTGCTCAACATGCGGCGATCTTGGGTCGGGTTCGCTCGCTCCGGGAGGAATGCGAGAACAAGCGCACCGAGCTGGCCCCCGTGTTGCTGGATTTCTTGCAGCAATCCCTGGAGCGGCACGAGAACACGGTGGATCGAGCCTTCGAGCAGTTCATCGCCGAGATGGGCTAG
- a CDS encoding radical SAM protein, which produces MADALKVLLLYAPPWKIRAEGGPTHGREGPPADYQEGDLDPDFHQIPYGLLTIGASAVRDGHRVKVLNLSSYPWPEVETVVSALDAEVVGLSCWTANRRGVGYVADLVRARHPESVIVVGGPHATPLATEMLAHHASVDLVVEGEGEVAFAEILRRVARGDDLTGIPGTHGRLQGKLASGPPQRNIDNLDDLACPHELYDTHIVMTSRGCPWQCTFCGAETSWGRGFRAHSVSYVLDALEQALSRLPVRMIQIKDDTFTTNKKRVIELCRGMRERKLRFLWSCDTRVDVLSEELLREMRLAGCERLSLGVESGSQRILDAIAKKITVEEIVEATRMAKKFGVKVRFYMMLGNRGETHDSFQETLQFLDRAAPHSYIFSCLSIYPGTTDFVDAERARSVSRDDYFRGNFQELKIPFDAGPELTREMNEWFAEHRGVRELYRPSVSDCEAILRELGDHAPAWLDLAQACFAAGELTRARQHAERALELEHPTPGLVHNLLACIAHARGDLEAMKAAFLQAAKSDPQHAVLIENVQRTRRWFSERGPERGTPLVLDSDHGFRLFERNQQPALPGPLPDDWRNWPEPLARKADETPKGRLPVLQ; this is translated from the coding sequence GTGGCGGACGCACTGAAGGTATTGCTGCTCTACGCCCCTCCCTGGAAGATCCGCGCAGAAGGCGGACCGACGCATGGGCGAGAGGGACCGCCAGCGGACTACCAAGAGGGGGACCTGGATCCGGACTTTCATCAGATCCCCTACGGCTTGCTCACGATCGGAGCGAGCGCTGTGCGTGACGGACACCGCGTGAAGGTTCTCAACCTTTCGTCCTATCCCTGGCCGGAGGTCGAAACCGTCGTTTCCGCCCTCGACGCGGAAGTGGTGGGCCTTTCGTGTTGGACGGCGAACCGACGCGGCGTCGGCTACGTCGCCGACCTCGTACGCGCACGGCATCCCGAGTCGGTCATCGTCGTCGGCGGCCCTCACGCCACGCCCCTGGCGACGGAGATGCTCGCACATCACGCCAGTGTCGACCTGGTGGTCGAAGGCGAAGGCGAGGTTGCCTTTGCCGAGATCCTTCGCCGCGTGGCGCGGGGTGACGATCTCACGGGCATTCCAGGCACCCACGGACGGCTTCAGGGCAAGCTGGCGTCGGGCCCACCGCAACGCAACATCGACAACTTGGATGACCTGGCGTGTCCCCACGAGCTGTACGACACCCACATCGTGATGACTTCCCGCGGCTGCCCGTGGCAATGCACCTTCTGCGGCGCGGAGACCAGCTGGGGTCGAGGCTTTCGCGCGCACTCCGTGAGCTACGTCCTCGACGCTCTGGAGCAGGCCCTGTCGCGGCTGCCAGTACGGATGATTCAGATCAAGGACGACACCTTCACCACCAACAAGAAGCGCGTGATTGAGCTATGTCGCGGGATGCGCGAGCGCAAGCTGCGATTCTTGTGGAGCTGCGACACGCGCGTGGACGTACTGAGCGAAGAGCTGCTACGCGAGATGCGTCTGGCGGGCTGTGAGCGGCTGTCCCTGGGCGTGGAAAGCGGTTCCCAACGCATCCTCGACGCGATCGCCAAGAAGATCACCGTGGAAGAAATCGTCGAGGCCACGCGCATGGCCAAGAAGTTCGGGGTGAAGGTGCGCTTCTACATGATGCTGGGCAATCGGGGGGAAACCCACGACTCGTTCCAAGAGACACTGCAGTTCTTGGATCGAGCGGCGCCCCACAGCTACATCTTCTCTTGCTTGAGCATCTACCCGGGAACCACGGACTTCGTCGACGCCGAACGCGCTCGCAGCGTGAGCCGAGACGACTACTTCCGTGGGAATTTCCAGGAGCTCAAGATCCCCTTCGACGCCGGCCCCGAGCTCACGCGCGAGATGAACGAGTGGTTCGCCGAGCATCGGGGCGTGCGCGAACTGTACCGGCCAAGCGTCAGCGACTGCGAAGCGATCCTGCGCGAACTAGGCGATCACGCCCCGGCCTGGTTGGACCTGGCGCAGGCGTGCTTCGCCGCTGGAGAACTGACTCGAGCACGCCAGCATGCCGAGCGCGCCCTGGAACTGGAGCACCCGACACCAGGACTCGTTCACAATCTACTGGCCTGCATTGCCCATGCACGTGGGGATTTGGAAGCCATGAAGGCGGCGTTCCTGCAGGCTGCCAAGTCCGACCCACAGCACGCCGTCCTGATCGAGAACGTGCAGCGCACCCGCCGTTGGTTTTCCGAGCGTGGTCCTGAACGCGGTACGCCCCTCGTGCTCGATAGCGACCACGGCTTTCGCCTATTCGAGCGAAATCAACAGCCTGCGCTGCCCGGCCCCTTGCCAGACGATTGGCGCAACTGGCCTGAACCACTCGCTCGCAAAGCGGACGAAACGCCCAAAGGTCGCCTACCGGTACTGCAGTAG